A section of the Paenibacillus aurantius genome encodes:
- a CDS encoding lipopolysaccharide biosynthesis protein, translated as MRTRSSIINISAGLANQLIITLLSFISRTVFIHILGVEYLGVNGLFTNILAMLSLAEAGIGSSIIYSLYKPVAENDRTRIQSLMNLYRKAYLVIASVVFLLGVSVMPFLSFFVKDAQVDHIHLIFLIFLLNTCLPYLFQHKSSFLNVNQKSYIITMVFSVSSIVSMGLKIAVLSWTKNFIYYLVVECAVTLISSVFLYYVVDRMYPYLKEKVTRKLDPETRNSIIRNIKAIVLQNAGAYLIFGTDNIIISSFVSVAAVGLYSNYNMLIEICRTFINQIFNNLYHSIGNLVAKETKDKIYSVYKVYWLINFWLYSFFAIFLYVILEPFIRLWIGSTYLMSNVVLIVLMVTFYERGMRNSITTMKTTAGIFHEDRYVPLVQAVINLGFSIWLVQEIGIAGVFLGTLISAMAVPFWTTPYFVYRKVFNRQLRSYFATYSVYVGIGVATCLLTTWICGWLSASTWPMLLVRACAAALIPNLVYILLFRKREEFRYLLGIITRLLSTMAKRIKPHLANAR; from the coding sequence ATGAGAACTAGAAGCTCCATCATTAACATCTCTGCCGGGCTGGCCAACCAGCTGATTATCACCTTGCTGAGCTTTATTTCAAGGACTGTTTTTATTCATATTCTTGGAGTAGAATACCTCGGGGTGAACGGGCTGTTCACCAACATTCTCGCCATGCTTTCGCTTGCGGAGGCGGGGATCGGGTCCAGCATTATCTACAGCCTGTATAAACCGGTAGCTGAGAATGACCGGACTCGCATTCAATCTCTTATGAACCTCTACAGGAAGGCTTATCTAGTGATTGCGTCCGTCGTCTTTCTTTTGGGTGTCTCCGTAATGCCGTTCCTCTCCTTTTTCGTCAAGGATGCTCAAGTTGATCACATTCACCTCATTTTTTTGATTTTTCTACTTAACACGTGTCTGCCTTACCTGTTTCAGCATAAAAGCTCGTTCTTGAATGTCAATCAGAAAAGCTACATCATCACCATGGTATTCTCCGTCTCTTCCATTGTTTCGATGGGGCTTAAGATTGCGGTGCTTTCTTGGACCAAGAACTTTATTTACTACCTGGTGGTGGAATGCGCCGTCACCTTGATCAGCAGTGTGTTCCTATACTACGTAGTCGACCGGATGTATCCGTATTTGAAGGAGAAGGTCACCCGCAAGCTGGATCCGGAAACAAGGAACAGCATTATCCGGAACATCAAAGCGATCGTGCTCCAGAATGCGGGAGCTTACCTGATCTTCGGGACCGACAATATTATCATATCTTCCTTTGTCAGTGTGGCCGCGGTGGGCTTATACTCCAACTACAATATGCTGATTGAGATCTGCCGGACCTTTATCAATCAAATCTTCAATAATCTCTATCACAGTATAGGTAACCTGGTGGCCAAAGAAACAAAAGACAAGATTTACAGTGTATATAAGGTTTACTGGCTAATTAATTTCTGGTTATATTCCTTCTTCGCTATATTCCTCTATGTTATCCTGGAGCCATTTATCCGTCTATGGATCGGTTCAACCTACCTCATGAGCAACGTGGTTCTCATCGTTCTAATGGTCACGTTCTACGAGAGAGGAATGAGAAATTCCATTACGACCATGAAGACAACAGCTGGAATTTTTCATGAGGACCGCTATGTCCCTCTGGTGCAAGCCGTCATTAACCTGGGATTCTCCATTTGGCTTGTTCAGGAGATTGGCATAGCCGGAGTGTTCCTGGGAACGTTGATCAGCGCCATGGCCGTTCCATTCTGGACGACACCGTACTTCGTTTACCGTAAGGTTTTTAATCGTCAGCTGCGTTCGTATTTCGCGACATATTCTGTATATGTGGGCATTGGGGTGGCAACGTGCTTGCTTACCACCTGGATTTGCGGCTGGCTTTCCGCTTCGACGTGGCCTATGCTCCTGGTGCGTGCTTGCGCAGCTGCATTGATTCCAAATCTAGTTTATATTCTCCTGTTTCGGAAGAGGGAGGAGTTTCGTTATCTCTTGGGGATCATAACTCGCTTACTCTCCACCATGGCCAAAAGAATCAAGCCCCATCTGGCCAATGCCCGATAG
- a CDS encoding glycosyltransferase family 2 protein, with amino-acid sequence MDRVSVVVPVYNAARTLEKCIRSILKQSFRGLELILVDDGSTDKSLAICKKYRARDERIVVISQPNAGSIASRRRGVEAARSDYVVFVDADDWIDRDMIRILYEEAVKNDLDLVVCNTYKVLGWARERNNSWYFNEDKLYYKEEIRKKLAAAYLWGHPFPATLHGKIYRKRIVVENGSFLSKIKFFGDDLYYNLEILLHAERLKVIHTPLYYYRVGGLTCRYMPHFFEDMITGYEIQKTVVERYYPDTKEKEYDGICIMLLNLLRSSLYNLFVGRLDKVQIKQLIFRYLTHENVRECLYNKGCLKYFPRDYLEAIYKQDTEYMYRLGKRLYLRRLPHKLMIELCSFL; translated from the coding sequence ATGGACAGAGTCAGTGTTGTAGTTCCGGTCTATAATGCTGCCCGAACGCTTGAGAAATGCATCCGGTCCATTCTAAAACAATCCTTCCGTGGATTGGAGCTCATTCTGGTTGATGACGGGTCGACCGACAAAAGCTTGGCGATCTGTAAGAAATATCGTGCGAGGGATGAACGGATTGTAGTCATTAGTCAGCCAAATGCGGGAAGCATTGCCAGCAGAAGAAGAGGGGTGGAAGCGGCCCGCTCGGATTACGTAGTTTTCGTGGATGCGGATGACTGGATCGATCGGGACATGATTCGTATTTTGTACGAAGAGGCTGTGAAGAACGACTTGGATCTTGTTGTCTGCAATACCTACAAGGTCCTGGGATGGGCTAGGGAAAGAAACAATAGCTGGTACTTTAACGAAGATAAGCTCTATTACAAGGAAGAAATTCGTAAGAAGCTTGCCGCTGCCTATTTATGGGGACATCCATTCCCTGCAACACTCCATGGGAAAATATATAGGAAAAGGATTGTTGTGGAAAACGGAAGTTTTTTGAGCAAGATCAAATTTTTTGGAGATGACTTATATTACAACTTAGAAATCCTACTGCATGCGGAACGGCTTAAAGTAATCCATACTCCCCTTTACTATTATCGGGTGGGTGGACTAACTTGCCGTTACATGCCCCATTTCTTTGAGGATATGATAACAGGCTATGAAATCCAGAAAACGGTTGTAGAGAGATATTACCCCGATACCAAGGAAAAGGAATACGACGGGATTTGCATCATGCTGTTAAATTTACTAAGAAGTTCCCTATATAACTTGTTTGTGGGAAGGTTGGATAAGGTCCAGATTAAACAGCTTATTTTCCGTTACCTTACCCATGAGAACGTAAGAGAATGCTTGTACAACAAAGGATGCCTTAAGTATTTCCCCCGGGATTATCTAGAGGCGATTTACAAGCAGGATACGGAATATATGTACCGGTTGGGAAAGAGGTTGTACCTGCGAAGACTACCCCATAAACTCATGATAGAATTGTGTTCTTTTCTATGA
- a CDS encoding right-handed parallel beta-helix repeat-containing protein — protein sequence MKTISKAMLSSLLVLGLLPAANASAEPPSTSLTASAAVTAVGADALPQKIYELELSRWGIYNNNTHPAETTDGLNKALKWASEQGYTVFKVPAGTYLIRKEDGKTFDDPKARINMVSNMTFLMDDKAVLQKETNGYPSYTLFKIGPGVKNVTLKGGTYRGDKDTHNYSIKGTHEGGYGIITSGAEKVTIDGIKAVNFTGDGLSVGSMGSLIDEYYAGEFKSGSVDAKGKLIPDSSKTRLEKISLTHPYFQIQRTFQLMHQQNLAQEAVNYIAYFYKSDGTFLSSLDTKAVNRPMGWGVNDIPAGAAYMNVVFPIAKVDPKVYLEFWMQGVSRNVVVRNSEFAYNRRQGITVGGAQNVKIENNRIHDMKGTAPQSGIDLEAGYLLNDGVHIKGNDFYNNQAYDVVLYDGRNAIVEGNHLGSRSIGLATTEHFKYATIVNNHFDGSNIVTYNNAAFLNNRMNDGMASFLGKDLVLDGMQFTDTLVNLTSTVPFGIQVTNIAVTNTKKKNTPLTININPLKLTNVTIKGQAAFDSLSGNAADGSVFDRLSITDFTRTQLPRGTYNDCIFDAALGQVGAAVNNTGSYEFNRCTFTAAKNPLEINSYHGMPDSVSVKGSTINVTGDNSMALSLQAGRKILIENNRVNAGNYPYETLAAVQVNGYWDRTKPNKIGQLTIKGNTIQTKGKAVGISTIYAGTGAPAFTLENNTLIGSIGKFKGNDRITGTVLK from the coding sequence ATGAAAACAATTTCAAAGGCAATGCTGTCGTCGCTCTTGGTCCTTGGTTTGCTTCCTGCCGCTAATGCTTCCGCTGAACCCCCGAGTACAAGCCTTACCGCAAGTGCAGCGGTAACCGCTGTCGGGGCTGATGCTCTGCCCCAGAAGATTTACGAGCTGGAGCTGTCCCGCTGGGGAATCTACAACAACAATACCCACCCGGCCGAGACGACCGACGGCCTGAATAAGGCGTTGAAGTGGGCGTCGGAGCAAGGTTATACCGTATTTAAGGTGCCTGCGGGGACCTATCTGATCCGCAAGGAAGATGGAAAGACCTTCGATGATCCCAAAGCGCGCATCAACATGGTCTCCAACATGACCTTCCTGATGGACGATAAGGCCGTTCTCCAGAAGGAGACAAACGGATATCCAAGCTACACTCTCTTCAAGATAGGCCCGGGGGTTAAGAACGTTACCCTTAAGGGCGGGACATACCGGGGAGACAAGGATACTCATAACTATTCCATAAAAGGTACACATGAAGGCGGCTACGGAATCATTACCAGCGGTGCCGAGAAGGTGACCATTGACGGCATCAAGGCCGTTAACTTTACTGGTGATGGTCTGTCGGTCGGATCCATGGGAAGCCTGATAGATGAATATTATGCAGGCGAATTCAAGTCAGGTTCGGTCGATGCCAAAGGCAAGCTCATTCCGGATTCCAGCAAGACCCGATTGGAGAAAATTTCGCTCACCCATCCCTATTTCCAGATTCAGAGAACTTTTCAATTGATGCACCAGCAGAATCTGGCACAAGAAGCGGTGAATTATATCGCTTACTTCTATAAATCAGACGGAACTTTCCTCAGCAGCCTGGATACGAAGGCCGTTAACCGGCCGATGGGCTGGGGAGTGAACGATATTCCCGCGGGTGCGGCCTATATGAATGTGGTCTTCCCAATCGCCAAGGTAGATCCGAAGGTTTACCTGGAGTTCTGGATGCAGGGCGTATCCCGCAATGTGGTGGTCCGGAATTCCGAATTCGCCTATAACCGCAGACAAGGCATCACCGTAGGCGGCGCCCAAAATGTGAAAATCGAGAATAACCGCATTCACGACATGAAAGGAACGGCCCCGCAATCCGGAATTGATCTGGAAGCCGGCTATCTTCTGAATGACGGAGTGCATATCAAAGGTAATGACTTCTATAACAATCAGGCGTACGACGTTGTTCTCTATGATGGACGGAATGCCATTGTGGAAGGTAATCATCTGGGCTCTAGGTCGATCGGACTTGCCACAACAGAGCATTTCAAATATGCTACCATCGTTAATAATCATTTTGACGGATCTAATATAGTTACGTATAACAATGCAGCCTTCCTAAACAACCGGATGAATGACGGCATGGCCTCTTTCCTTGGAAAGGACCTCGTGTTGGATGGAATGCAGTTTACAGATACGCTTGTTAATCTCACCAGTACGGTGCCGTTCGGTATTCAAGTAACGAACATTGCCGTTACCAACACCAAGAAGAAAAATACCCCGTTAACCATTAATATTAACCCATTGAAGTTGACCAACGTGACGATCAAGGGGCAGGCGGCATTTGACAGCCTTTCGGGAAATGCGGCTGACGGAAGTGTCTTTGACCGATTGTCCATTACCGACTTCACCAGAACACAGCTTCCCCGAGGCACTTATAACGACTGTATTTTCGACGCGGCGCTAGGTCAGGTCGGAGCTGCCGTGAACAATACGGGATCTTATGAGTTCAACCGTTGTACATTCACGGCTGCCAAGAATCCCCTGGAGATCAACAGCTATCACGGCATGCCGGATTCCGTCAGTGTGAAAGGATCCACCATTAATGTTACCGGGGATAACAGCATGGCGCTCTCCCTTCAAGCCGGCCGCAAGATTCTGATTGAAAACAATCGGGTCAATGCAGGCAACTATCCGTACGAGACCCTCGCTGCCGTTCAAGTAAACGGCTATTGGGACCGGACGAAGCCCAACAAAATCGGGCAGCTGACGATTAAAGGAAATACGATTCAGACCAAAGGTAAGGCTGTGGGAATTTCGACCATTTATGCAGGGACCGGAGCTCCAGCTTTTACTTTGGAGAACAACACCTTGATCGGGTCCATTGGGAAGTTTAAAGGGAACGATCGGATTACAGGGACCGTCCTTAAGTGA